The following is a genomic window from Spirosoma foliorum.
ATCGGAGTCGGTAAACGGGCGAAAATGCAATCTGAAGCATGAACGAATAAGGTCGGTAGGTTGCAAAAATCAACTGTCCCGTTCGATAAGGATACGCATTAGTTAACCCATCTGCGGCAAGTTGTGTTACCAAACCAACTTAATTGTTCGTTGGTATAGTTTATCCAACTTCATAATGTGGCTTGTATGAAAACAGCTATTATCACCGGGGGCGGTCAGGGGATTGGCCGCGTTGCAACACAATATTTACTCACGCACGGTTATCGGGTAGCGGTTTGGGAAGCCGACACCGATGCCCTCGCCGAACTCAAAGAAGCCTTTAAAGCCTCGTCGGCACAAATTTTATTCGTTTCCTGTGATGTTTCCAGTGAACTGAATGTCCGAAAAGCAGCCGAACAAACTGTTGCGCATTTTGGGCAAATCGATACCCTGATTAACAATGCGGCCATCATGATTGAAAAACCGCTCGACAAACTCATGCTCGACGAATGGAACCGGGTCATCAGTACGAATTTAACAGGTGCTTTTCTGTGTGCGAAACATACCGCCCCTTACCTGGCTACTCAGAAAGG
Proteins encoded in this region:
- a CDS encoding SDR family oxidoreductase, encoding MKTAIITGGGQGIGRVATQYLLTHGYRVAVWEADTDALAELKEAFKASSAQILFVSCDVSSELNVRKAAEQTVAHFGQIDTLINNAAIMIEKPLDKLMLDEWNRVISTNLTGAFLCAKHTAPYLATQKGSIINICSTRAFQSEPDTFAYSASKGGLLALTHSLAISLGPDVRVNAISPGWIDVSALKKKAKAKSDELQPEDHDQHPAGRVGQPDDIARMILFLIAPENSFITGQNFVVDGGMTRKMIYV